The following proteins are encoded in a genomic region of Corylus avellana chromosome ca4, CavTom2PMs-1.0:
- the LOC132179450 gene encoding phytosulfokines-like encodes MSSVPQTLLERKKMSSKVSTLCMVALLLLYTLTSATARPEPVFSGITPMKTQHGDVEVEKAMEEESCEGVGEEECLNRRTLAAHLDYIYTQKHKP; translated from the exons ATGTCTAGTGTGCCTCAGACACTTCTAGAGAGGAAGAAAATGTCGTCCAAGGTCAGCACCCTTTGCATGGTGgccctcctcctcctctacaCACTAACCTCTGCCACCGCCCGGCCAGAGCCCGTATTTTCTGGCATCACTCCGATGAAAACTCAACATGGG GATGTCGAAGTAGAGAAGGCAATGGAGGAGGAGAGCTGTGAAGGAGTTGGGGAAGAAGAGTGCTTGAATAGAAGAACACTTGCAGCTCATCTTGATTATATCTACACGCAGAAGCATAAGCCATGA